A section of the Mycobacterium sp. 3519A genome encodes:
- a CDS encoding acyl-CoA dehydrogenase, translating into MSHYKSNVRDQVFNLFEVFGVDKAFGEGAFTDLDTDTATEMLGEIARLAEGPIAESFADSDRNPPVFDPKTHSVTLPEPFKKSMRALFDGGWDKIGLVEELGGMPMPRALQWALIEHVLGANPAAYMYAMGPGMAQILYNLGTEEQKKWAVLASERGWTATMVLTEPDAGSDVGAGRTKATQQPDGTWHIDGVKRFITSGDADDLGENIMHLVLARPEGAGPGTKGLSLFFVPKFHFDPETGEPGERNGVFVTNVEHKMGLKVSATCELSLGQHGVPAVGWLVGEVHDGIAQMFDVIEQARMMVGTKAIATLSTGYLNALEYAKERVQGADLTQMTDKTAPRVTITHHPDVRRSLMTQKAYAEGLRALYLYTATFQDSAVAKALHDVDAELAVRVNDLMLPIVKGVGSEQAYAKLTESLQTFGGSGFLQDYPIEQYIRDAKIDSLYEGTTAIQAQDFFFRKIVRDKGQALAYVAGQVESFVKNEAGNGRLKAERALLATALEDVQAMAASLTGYLMAAQENPAELYKVGLGSVRFLMSVGDLVLGWLLAQQAAVAIEALDGGASGDDRAFYEGKIAVASFFAKNFLPMLTSTRSIIENLDNEVMELDEAAF; encoded by the coding sequence GTGAGCCACTACAAGAGCAACGTCCGCGACCAGGTATTCAACCTGTTCGAGGTGTTCGGCGTGGACAAGGCGTTCGGTGAGGGTGCTTTCACCGACCTGGACACCGACACGGCGACCGAGATGCTGGGAGAGATCGCCCGGCTGGCCGAGGGTCCGATCGCAGAGTCCTTCGCCGACTCCGACCGCAACCCGCCGGTCTTCGACCCCAAGACCCATTCGGTGACACTGCCGGAGCCGTTCAAGAAGTCCATGCGTGCGCTGTTCGACGGCGGCTGGGACAAGATCGGCCTCGTCGAGGAGCTCGGTGGCATGCCGATGCCCCGCGCGCTGCAGTGGGCCCTGATCGAGCATGTGCTCGGCGCCAACCCCGCCGCGTACATGTACGCGATGGGTCCCGGCATGGCGCAGATCCTCTACAACCTCGGCACCGAGGAGCAGAAGAAGTGGGCCGTACTGGCCTCCGAGCGTGGCTGGACCGCCACCATGGTGCTGACCGAGCCCGACGCGGGTTCTGACGTCGGCGCCGGCCGGACCAAGGCCACCCAGCAGCCCGACGGCACCTGGCACATCGACGGTGTGAAGCGCTTCATCACCTCGGGTGACGCCGATGACCTGGGCGAGAACATCATGCATCTGGTGCTGGCCCGCCCCGAGGGCGCAGGCCCGGGCACCAAGGGGCTGTCGCTGTTCTTCGTGCCGAAGTTCCACTTCGACCCCGAGACCGGTGAGCCCGGTGAGCGCAACGGCGTGTTCGTCACCAACGTCGAGCACAAGATGGGCCTTAAGGTTTCGGCCACCTGCGAGCTGTCGCTGGGACAGCACGGCGTTCCCGCTGTCGGCTGGCTGGTCGGCGAGGTGCACGACGGCATCGCGCAGATGTTCGACGTCATCGAGCAGGCTCGAATGATGGTGGGCACCAAGGCAATTGCCACGCTGTCCACCGGCTACCTGAACGCCCTGGAGTACGCCAAGGAGCGTGTGCAGGGTGCCGACCTGACCCAGATGACCGACAAGACCGCGCCGCGTGTGACCATCACGCACCACCCGGACGTGCGTCGCTCGCTGATGACGCAGAAGGCATACGCCGAGGGGCTGCGCGCGCTGTACCTGTACACCGCGACGTTCCAGGATTCGGCGGTCGCCAAGGCGCTGCACGATGTGGACGCCGAACTGGCCGTGCGGGTCAACGACCTGATGCTGCCGATCGTCAAGGGTGTCGGCTCGGAGCAGGCCTACGCCAAGCTGACCGAGAGCCTGCAGACCTTCGGTGGGTCCGGCTTCCTGCAGGACTACCCGATCGAGCAGTACATCCGTGACGCCAAGATCGACTCGCTGTACGAGGGCACCACGGCCATCCAGGCGCAGGACTTCTTCTTCCGCAAGATCGTCCGCGACAAGGGCCAGGCGCTGGCGTATGTGGCAGGCCAGGTCGAGTCGTTCGTCAAGAACGAGGCGGGCAACGGCAGGCTCAAGGCTGAGCGCGCGCTGCTGGCCACCGCGCTGGAGGATGTCCAGGCCATGGCCGCGTCGCTGACCGGCTACCTGATGGCCGCGCAGGAGAACCCCGCCGAGCTGTACAAGGTGGGCCTGGGTTCGGTGCGCTTCCTGATGAGCGTCGGCGACCTGGTTCTCGGCTGGCTGCTGGCCCAGCAGGCGGCGGTGGCCATCGAGGCGCTCGACGGCGGTGCCAGTGGTGACGACCGCGCCTTCTACGAGGGCAAGATCGCGGTGGCGTCGTTCTTCGCGAAGAACTTCCTGCCGATGCTGACCAGCACCCGCAGCATCATTGAGAACCTCGACAACGAGGTGATGGAACTGGACGAGGCGGCGTTCTAA
- a CDS encoding sensor domain-containing protein codes for MTTTAVVTQSDWSRTLLTPLRAPAWRAYLYFVLASVLAIVGVAFVFFAGLGSGLLLLTLIGIPLGAGVVLTGRLWNRLYRSLARLLDVDIDAPPPFVRPAGRLQTIPAALTDAVGWRSLGFLALQAVLMTPVGYLVIVGVAMSGALVISPVAWLAMGEPFVTLGEPVDSLGAYLLLSLGGLVALYLLGWLMLGLTRAHVGLARALLAPTERERRVGQLQRARAGVVDDAATTLRRVERDLHDGTQARLITVAMALARAEEHFASSNVTRGRELVSDALANTKDTLAELRDLVRGIRPPALDLGLGEAVQTLAARNPIPVDVAVRLDAKPSIGVETMAYFCVAELLANVSRHSGASHAAVRISGDPAELRISVEDNGSGGATIGTGSGLTGLRDRLAMLDGRLQIDSPPGGPTVVTVTVPSGREQ; via the coding sequence GTGACGACGACTGCTGTTGTGACCCAGTCCGATTGGTCCAGGACCTTGCTGACGCCCCTGCGTGCGCCTGCCTGGCGGGCCTATTTGTACTTCGTCCTGGCCAGCGTTCTGGCGATCGTAGGCGTGGCGTTCGTGTTCTTCGCCGGCCTCGGTTCGGGACTGCTGCTGCTCACCCTCATCGGCATCCCCCTGGGGGCCGGTGTGGTGCTGACCGGCAGGCTGTGGAACCGGTTGTATCGATCGCTGGCCCGGCTACTCGACGTGGACATCGATGCCCCGCCGCCGTTCGTGCGTCCGGCAGGGCGCTTGCAGACGATCCCCGCAGCGCTGACCGACGCCGTCGGCTGGCGCAGCCTCGGGTTTCTGGCGTTACAGGCGGTGCTGATGACGCCGGTCGGATACCTCGTCATCGTCGGTGTTGCGATGTCCGGCGCGCTGGTGATCTCGCCGGTGGCCTGGTTGGCGATGGGGGAGCCGTTCGTGACGCTCGGCGAGCCGGTGGATTCGCTCGGCGCATACCTGCTGTTGTCCCTCGGCGGCCTTGTCGCGCTCTACCTGTTGGGCTGGTTGATGCTGGGGCTCACTCGTGCACACGTGGGGCTGGCCCGCGCACTGCTCGCCCCGACCGAGCGGGAGCGGCGCGTCGGTCAACTGCAGCGCGCCCGTGCGGGTGTCGTCGATGACGCGGCCACCACGCTGCGCCGCGTCGAACGGGACCTGCACGACGGCACCCAGGCAAGGCTCATCACCGTCGCGATGGCGCTGGCACGCGCCGAGGAGCACTTCGCGTCGTCCAACGTCACCCGCGGCCGCGAACTGGTGTCCGACGCCCTCGCCAACACCAAGGACACCCTCGCCGAGCTTCGCGACCTCGTCCGCGGAATCCGGCCCCCGGCACTGGATCTCGGCCTCGGCGAGGCGGTGCAGACGCTGGCGGCTCGCAACCCCATCCCTGTCGACGTCGCGGTCCGCCTCGACGCGAAGCCGTCGATCGGTGTGGAGACCATGGCCTATTTCTGCGTAGCCGAACTGCTGGCCAACGTCTCAAGGCACTCGGGTGCCAGCCATGCCGCGGTGAGAATCAGCGGCGACCCCGCCGAGCTACGAATCAGTGTGGAGGACAACGGCTCCGGCGGCGCGACGATCGGCACCGGCTCGGGATTGACGGGATTGCGCGACCGGCTGGCGATGCTCGACGGCCGATTGCAGATCGACAGCCCACCGGGTGGGCCCACCGTCGTGACCGTGACGGTGCCATCTGGACGCGAACAGTGA
- a CDS encoding response regulator transcription factor produces the protein MTRVVVAEDSAILREGLVQLLVERGHDVVAKIGNADELLSAVDEFTPDVAVVDIRMPPTFTDEGLVAAVSLRRSHPDVGVLVFSQWVETRYATELLAGRPEGVGYLLKDRVTDIAEFDDALRRVAAGGTALDPEVVRQLIGGNRKASVLDRLTPREREVLELMAEGHSNNALAQHLSITERAVEKHVSAIFTKLELPPSQAHHRRVLAVVTYLNSDSPV, from the coding sequence GTGACCCGCGTCGTCGTCGCCGAGGACTCTGCGATTCTGCGTGAAGGCCTGGTGCAACTGCTCGTCGAACGCGGCCACGACGTGGTGGCCAAGATCGGCAATGCCGACGAGTTGCTCTCCGCCGTCGATGAATTCACCCCGGATGTCGCCGTCGTCGACATCCGCATGCCGCCGACGTTCACCGACGAAGGCCTGGTGGCGGCGGTGTCGTTACGACGGTCGCATCCCGACGTCGGCGTCCTGGTGTTTTCGCAGTGGGTCGAAACCCGGTACGCCACCGAACTGTTGGCGGGCAGACCGGAAGGCGTCGGCTACCTGCTGAAGGACCGGGTGACCGACATCGCGGAATTCGACGATGCGTTGCGCCGGGTGGCTGCGGGCGGCACCGCCCTGGACCCGGAGGTGGTGCGTCAGCTGATCGGCGGCAACCGCAAGGCGTCGGTGCTGGACCGGCTCACCCCGCGTGAGCGCGAAGTGCTCGAGCTGATGGCCGAAGGACATTCGAACAACGCCCTGGCTCAACATCTTTCGATCACCGAACGGGCTGTCGAGAAGCACGTTTCGGCGATCTTCACCAAGCTGGAACTGCCGCCGTCGCAGGCGCACCACCGCCGCGTGCTTGCGGTGGTCACCTATCTCAATTCTGATTCACCCGTGTAG
- a CDS encoding acetyl-CoA C-acetyltransferase, whose product MGLMASDTHRRVAILGGNRIPFARSDGAYANASNQDMFTAALGGLIDRFNLDGETLGAVIGGAVLKHSRDFNLMRECVLGSSLSSYTPAFDIQQACGTGLQATIAAADGIAAGRYDVAAAGGVDTASDAPIAFGDDLRRVMLGLRRSKSNLERLKLVGKLPASLGIQIPVNSEPRTGLSMGEHQAITAKQMGIKRVDQDELAAASHRNMAAAYDRGFFDDLVTPFLGLYRDNNLRADSSPEKLAKLKPVFGVKNGDATMTAGNSTPLTDGASVSLLATPDWAAQHGIEPLAYYVDAETAAVDYVNGKDGLLMAPTYAVPRLLARNGLSLGDFDFYEIHEAFASVVLAHLQAWESEEYCKERLGLDKALGSIDRSKLNVNGSSLAAGHPFAATGGRIVAQLAKQLAEKKKETGQPVRGLISICAAGGQGVAAILEA is encoded by the coding sequence ATGGGGCTCATGGCTAGTGATACCCACCGACGCGTCGCCATCCTCGGCGGCAACAGGATTCCGTTTGCACGGTCGGACGGCGCGTATGCCAACGCCTCCAACCAGGACATGTTCACCGCGGCGCTGGGCGGACTGATCGACCGCTTCAACCTCGACGGCGAGACGCTGGGCGCGGTGATCGGCGGTGCGGTGCTCAAGCACAGCCGCGACTTCAACCTGATGCGGGAGTGCGTGCTCGGCAGCTCGCTGTCGTCCTACACGCCCGCGTTCGACATCCAGCAGGCCTGCGGCACCGGTCTGCAGGCCACCATCGCCGCCGCCGACGGCATCGCCGCAGGCCGCTACGACGTCGCCGCCGCGGGTGGCGTGGACACCGCCTCCGACGCGCCCATCGCGTTCGGTGACGACCTGCGCCGCGTGATGCTCGGACTGCGCCGCTCCAAGTCCAACCTCGAGCGGCTCAAGCTGGTCGGCAAACTGCCCGCCTCACTGGGCATCCAGATTCCCGTCAACAGCGAACCGCGCACCGGTCTGTCGATGGGCGAGCATCAGGCCATCACGGCCAAGCAGATGGGCATCAAGCGCGTCGATCAGGACGAGCTGGCCGCCGCCAGCCACCGCAACATGGCCGCCGCCTACGACCGCGGATTCTTCGACGACCTGGTCACCCCGTTCCTCGGGCTGTACCGGGACAACAACCTGCGCGCGGACTCGTCGCCGGAGAAGCTCGCCAAACTCAAGCCGGTGTTCGGCGTGAAGAACGGTGACGCCACCATGACGGCGGGCAACTCGACGCCGCTGACCGACGGCGCGTCGGTGTCGCTGCTCGCCACCCCGGACTGGGCCGCACAGCACGGCATCGAGCCGCTGGCGTACTACGTCGACGCCGAGACCGCGGCGGTCGACTACGTCAACGGCAAGGACGGTCTGCTGATGGCGCCCACCTACGCCGTGCCGCGGCTGTTGGCCCGAAACGGCTTGAGCCTCGGCGATTTCGACTTCTACGAGATCCACGAGGCGTTCGCGTCGGTGGTGCTCGCGCACCTGCAGGCGTGGGAGTCCGAGGAGTACTGCAAGGAACGGCTCGGCTTGGACAAGGCGCTCGGCTCGATCGACCGGTCGAAGCTCAACGTCAACGGTTCGTCGCTGGCCGCGGGGCACCCGTTCGCCGCGACCGGCGGGCGGATCGTGGCGCAGCTCGCCAAGCAACTCGCGGAGAAGAAGAAGGAGACCGGCCAACCGGTCCGCGGCCTCATCTCGATCTGCGCGGCCGGCGGCCAGGGCGTCGCCGCCATTCTGGAAGCCTAG
- a CDS encoding esterase, producing MKSALITAVAGAALIAGMPSASAQLTCAELGGTVDVDQVCHVHSTAAAYSMDIDFPLGYPDEQAVAGYLEQSRADFLSWVAEFGGGHRRYLHDVTAEKYQSSGTQSLVLTVHDDTGLGHEDHPGTTYQAFNYDAAKHVPITVDTLFKPGTDPVPVLNSIVGRKLDGLDATTYRNFAITDDAVIFFFGEDEIVADNDGPHQVSVPRSELAPLLA from the coding sequence GTGAAGAGTGCACTGATCACAGCGGTCGCGGGTGCGGCGTTGATCGCCGGAATGCCCTCAGCCAGTGCGCAATTGACGTGTGCGGAGCTCGGAGGGACGGTCGACGTCGACCAGGTCTGTCACGTGCACTCCACCGCGGCGGCGTACTCGATGGACATCGATTTCCCGCTGGGCTATCCCGACGAGCAGGCCGTGGCCGGCTACCTCGAGCAGAGCCGTGCCGATTTCCTTTCTTGGGTCGCCGAGTTCGGTGGTGGTCATCGCCGATACCTGCACGACGTCACCGCCGAGAAGTACCAGTCCTCGGGTACGCAATCCCTGGTGCTGACCGTCCACGACGACACCGGCCTCGGACACGAGGATCACCCCGGCACCACATACCAGGCGTTCAACTACGACGCGGCCAAGCACGTACCGATCACCGTCGACACGCTGTTCAAGCCGGGCACCGACCCCGTTCCCGTGCTCAACTCGATTGTCGGACGCAAATTGGACGGTCTCGACGCCACCACATACCGGAACTTCGCGATCACCGACGACGCGGTGATCTTCTTCTTCGGCGAAGACGAGATCGTCGCCGACAACGACGGACCCCACCAGGTCTCGGTGCCCCGAAGCGAACTGGCGCCGTTGCTGGCGTAG
- a CDS encoding MaoC/PaaZ C-terminal domain-containing protein, which produces MTQPSGLMNLVRAAAGALPLVPRGDTLPERTLTVDELGIDAANVAAYANVTGLRFGDAVPLTYPFALTFPTVMALVTGFDFPFAAMGSVHIENHITQYRPILVTDTMSAQVHAENLREHRRGLLVDIVTDIKVGNEQAWHQVTTFLHQQKTSLSDEPKPPPQKQPKPGPPNAVLRITPGQIRHYASVGGDHNPIHTNPIAAKLFGFPTVIAHGMFTAAAVLANIEGQLPDAVKYSVRFAKPVVLPAQAGLHVDRISDGWQLTLRNLKKGDPHLTGTVTAL; this is translated from the coding sequence ATGACGCAACCGTCTGGCTTGATGAACCTGGTGCGCGCGGCGGCAGGTGCGCTGCCGCTGGTGCCGCGCGGCGACACGCTGCCGGAGCGCACGTTGACGGTCGACGAGTTGGGCATCGATGCGGCCAACGTCGCGGCGTATGCGAACGTGACGGGGTTGCGGTTCGGTGATGCGGTGCCGCTGACCTATCCGTTCGCGTTGACGTTCCCGACGGTGATGGCGCTGGTGACCGGGTTCGACTTTCCGTTCGCCGCAATGGGTTCGGTGCACATCGAGAACCACATCACGCAGTACCGGCCGATCCTGGTGACCGATACCATGTCCGCGCAGGTGCACGCCGAGAATCTTCGTGAGCACCGGCGCGGGCTACTGGTGGACATCGTCACCGATATCAAGGTCGGCAACGAGCAGGCGTGGCATCAGGTGACCACATTTCTGCATCAGCAGAAGACGAGCCTGTCCGACGAGCCGAAGCCGCCGCCGCAGAAGCAGCCCAAGCCCGGTCCGCCGAACGCGGTGCTTCGCATCACGCCGGGGCAGATCCGGCACTACGCGTCGGTCGGAGGGGATCACAACCCGATCCACACCAACCCGATCGCCGCGAAGCTGTTCGGATTCCCGACGGTGATCGCGCACGGAATGTTCACCGCTGCAGCGGTTTTGGCGAACATCGAGGGGCAGCTGCCGGATGCGGTGAAGTATTCGGTGCGGTTCGCCAAGCCGGTGGTGCTGCCCGCACAGGCCGGTCTGCATGTCGACCGCATCTCCGACGGGTGGCAGTTGACGCTGCGCAACCTGAAGAAGGGCGATCCGCACCTGACGGGAACGGTGACGGCGCTATAG
- a CDS encoding TIGR03564 family F420-dependent LLM class oxidoreductase: MVSMQISLTLVGLLNDPAGGPPVDSLVTNLAQLRDEGFRRVWMAQLPFDPDLTTLLAVALHEVDTIEVGSGVIPIQVQHPTQLAQRALTLNMISGGRFTLGIGMSHRMVTEQMWGVSWDRPVRQMREYLDGLQPLLAGQAADATGEFWTTRGALHIPGAPTPQVYIAALGPQMLRLAGRRTAGTLTWMTGPKTLAEHVGPTLRQAATEAGRPETAVRVAASLPVAVTDDVEGLRARAAEEFAIYGQLPSYRAMLDREGYQGPEDAAIIGDENTVGKRLDELAAAGVDEFAGVTFDPSAEGRARTRALLRTKDK; encoded by the coding sequence ATGGTCAGCATGCAGATCAGCCTGACCCTCGTCGGATTACTCAACGACCCCGCCGGCGGTCCGCCCGTCGATTCCCTGGTGACGAACCTCGCGCAGCTACGCGACGAGGGGTTCCGGCGGGTGTGGATGGCTCAGCTGCCGTTCGACCCGGACCTGACCACCCTCCTCGCCGTCGCACTGCACGAGGTGGACACCATCGAGGTCGGCTCCGGCGTCATCCCGATCCAGGTGCAGCATCCGACGCAGCTGGCGCAGCGCGCGCTGACCTTGAACATGATCTCGGGCGGGCGCTTCACGCTGGGCATCGGCATGAGCCACCGGATGGTCACCGAACAGATGTGGGGCGTGTCCTGGGACAGGCCCGTCCGCCAGATGCGCGAATACCTCGACGGGCTGCAGCCGCTGCTGGCCGGACAGGCCGCCGACGCCACCGGCGAGTTCTGGACGACGCGAGGCGCGCTGCACATTCCCGGTGCGCCGACGCCGCAGGTGTACATCGCCGCGCTCGGCCCGCAGATGCTGCGACTGGCCGGACGGCGCACTGCGGGCACGCTGACGTGGATGACCGGGCCCAAGACGCTGGCCGAACATGTGGGCCCGACGCTTCGTCAGGCCGCCACGGAGGCGGGCCGACCCGAGACTGCGGTGCGGGTCGCGGCGTCGTTGCCGGTGGCCGTCACCGACGACGTGGAGGGTCTGCGGGCGCGGGCGGCCGAGGAGTTCGCCATCTACGGCCAGCTGCCGTCGTACCGGGCGATGCTCGACCGCGAGGGCTATCAGGGGCCCGAGGACGCCGCGATCATCGGCGACGAGAACACCGTCGGGAAGCGCCTCGACGAGCTGGCCGCCGCGGGTGTCGACGAGTTCGCGGGCGTCACGTTCGACCCCTCCGCGGAGGGGCGTGCGCGCACCCGCGCGCTGCTGCGGACGAAGGACAAATAG
- a CDS encoding NHL repeat-containing protein: protein MTIVSPPVGRASRGVALALLFGLLVIVATAAGVSIKAMASQHPARDSAVSYTSQDVLPFTRLGQPWGAAVDGAGNLYIADHSSHQLMKLTAGASAPTPLPSEGLSNPTGVAVDGAGNVYVTDNGADKVWELAAGTDNLTALPFDGLEDPDGVAVDAERNVYVTDYSNRRVLKLAAGTTSASVLPFGTLRGPVGVAVDTAHNVYVTDNAANLVLKLAAGASQPVMLPFGSLHHPTAVAVDAVDNVYVLQMNPDPVLKLAAGAATPAPLPIYVGSKAAGLAVDSRGTLVVTDFGERKVMRLEPGARMTTTVSFTDLVYPNGVAVDGAGTVYVTGQGENRAWKLAAGADTPAPLPFSAKADPVGAAVDSSGNLYVADFDHHQVLKLAPGASNPVPLLLKGIEHPAAVAVDKAGNLYVADWAGNRVWKLVTGAQSPIMLPFSGLRDPQGVAVDTAGDVYVVDSGNNRVLRLAAGSSAATVLALAELNSPAGVAVDAAGDVYVADRGNNRVVRIAAESSSVSALPFTGLNSPQAVAVDNAGAVYVTDSGNARVVKLATSQ from the coding sequence ATGACAATTGTTTCGCCGCCTGTGGGGCGTGCAAGCCGCGGCGTGGCGCTCGCGCTGTTGTTCGGCCTGCTGGTGATCGTCGCGACTGCGGCAGGCGTCAGCATCAAGGCGATGGCCTCCCAACACCCGGCGCGCGACTCAGCGGTGTCGTACACCTCGCAGGACGTGCTGCCGTTCACGCGCCTCGGTCAGCCCTGGGGTGCGGCCGTCGACGGGGCAGGGAATCTGTACATCGCCGACCATTCCTCCCACCAGCTGATGAAACTGACGGCGGGCGCCAGCGCGCCGACTCCTCTTCCGTCAGAGGGCCTTTCGAATCCGACAGGTGTGGCGGTCGACGGCGCTGGCAACGTCTATGTCACCGACAACGGCGCCGACAAGGTGTGGGAGCTCGCGGCGGGCACAGACAATCTGACCGCGCTGCCGTTCGATGGCCTCGAGGACCCCGATGGCGTGGCCGTCGACGCCGAGCGCAACGTGTACGTCACCGACTACAGCAACCGAAGGGTGTTGAAGCTCGCCGCGGGGACAACCTCCGCGTCGGTGCTGCCGTTCGGCACGCTGCGCGGCCCGGTCGGCGTGGCGGTGGACACCGCGCACAACGTCTACGTCACGGACAACGCGGCCAACCTGGTGCTGAAGCTCGCGGCGGGTGCGAGCCAGCCGGTCATGCTGCCCTTCGGCTCGCTGCACCACCCGACCGCGGTAGCAGTGGATGCCGTTGACAACGTCTATGTGCTGCAGATGAACCCCGACCCGGTGCTGAAGCTCGCCGCCGGTGCGGCGACTCCCGCGCCGCTGCCGATCTACGTCGGCAGCAAGGCCGCCGGGTTGGCGGTGGACTCTCGCGGCACACTCGTCGTGACCGACTTCGGCGAGCGCAAGGTGATGCGCCTGGAGCCTGGGGCTCGCATGACCACGACCGTCTCGTTCACCGACCTGGTGTACCCCAACGGTGTGGCGGTCGACGGCGCGGGCACCGTGTACGTCACCGGCCAGGGCGAAAACCGGGCGTGGAAACTCGCGGCAGGCGCAGACACGCCGGCACCGCTGCCCTTCAGCGCCAAGGCCGATCCCGTCGGCGCCGCCGTCGATTCGTCGGGCAACCTCTATGTCGCGGACTTCGACCACCATCAGGTGCTGAAGCTTGCGCCCGGAGCGAGCAACCCAGTTCCATTGCTGCTCAAGGGGATCGAGCACCCGGCCGCTGTGGCCGTAGACAAGGCGGGCAACCTGTATGTCGCCGATTGGGCCGGGAATCGGGTGTGGAAGCTGGTCACCGGCGCGCAGAGTCCGATCATGCTGCCGTTCAGCGGTCTTCGCGACCCGCAGGGCGTAGCAGTCGATACCGCAGGCGACGTCTACGTCGTCGATAGCGGCAACAACCGGGTGCTCAGGCTCGCCGCGGGATCGAGCGCCGCAACGGTGCTGGCATTGGCCGAGTTGAACAGCCCCGCCGGTGTCGCGGTCGACGCCGCAGGCGATGTCTATGTCGCTGACCGCGGTAACAACCGTGTGGTGAGGATCGCCGCGGAGTCGAGTTCCGTCTCCGCGCTGCCCTTCACCGGACTCAACAGTCCCCAAGCGGTGGCCGTTGACAACGCCGGTGCGGTCTACGTCACCGACAGCGGTAACGCGCGTGTCGTGAAACTCGCAACCTCTCAATGA
- a CDS encoding 3-oxoacyl-ACP reductase: protein MATDLYSQIVHSAPGSFLAKQLGIPQPETLRRYKPGDQPLTGTLLIGGEGRVVEPLRVALAEDYDVVSDNLGGRWADSFGGLVFDATGITDPAGLKALYKFFTPLLRNLGPSGRIVVIGTTPEDVGGHERVAQRALEGFTRSLAKEMRRGATVNLVYLSPEAKPAATGLESTVRFILSGKSAYVDGQVFRVGAADSAPPANWDKPLDGKVAIVTGAARGIGATIAEVFARDGAKVVCIDVESAADALGNTASKVGGTALTLDVTAEDAVDKITEHLREVHDGRADILVNNAGITRDKLLANMDEARWDSVIAVNLLAPLRLTEGLVENGSLADGGRVVGLSSMAGIAGNRGQTNYAATKAGMIGLTDTLSEAYASKGITVNAVAPGFIETKMTEAIPLATREVGRRLNSLYQGGQPVDVAETIAYFASPASNAVTGNTIRVCGQAWLGA, encoded by the coding sequence ATGGCTACCGATCTGTATTCGCAAATCGTCCACTCGGCGCCCGGATCGTTCCTCGCCAAGCAGCTCGGCATCCCGCAGCCGGAGACGCTGCGCCGGTACAAGCCCGGCGACCAGCCGCTGACGGGCACCCTGCTGATCGGCGGTGAGGGTCGCGTCGTCGAACCGTTGCGCGTCGCGCTGGCCGAGGACTACGACGTGGTGTCGGACAACCTCGGCGGCCGCTGGGCCGATTCGTTCGGCGGGCTGGTGTTCGACGCCACCGGCATCACCGACCCCGCCGGGCTGAAGGCGCTGTACAAGTTCTTCACGCCGCTGCTGCGCAACCTCGGGCCGTCCGGGCGCATCGTCGTGATCGGGACGACGCCCGAGGACGTCGGCGGGCACGAGCGGGTGGCGCAGCGGGCGCTCGAGGGGTTCACCCGGTCGCTGGCCAAGGAGATGCGGCGCGGCGCCACGGTGAACCTGGTGTACCTGTCGCCGGAGGCCAAGCCCGCGGCGACGGGGCTGGAGTCGACGGTGCGGTTCATCCTGTCCGGTAAGTCGGCCTACGTCGACGGGCAGGTGTTCCGGGTGGGCGCGGCCGATTCAGCGCCGCCCGCCAATTGGGACAAGCCGCTGGACGGCAAGGTGGCGATCGTGACGGGTGCGGCGCGTGGCATCGGCGCGACGATCGCGGAGGTCTTCGCGCGGGACGGGGCGAAGGTGGTGTGCATCGATGTCGAGAGCGCCGCCGATGCTCTCGGTAACACCGCGTCCAAGGTGGGCGGCACGGCGCTGACGCTGGACGTCACCGCCGAGGATGCCGTCGACAAGATCACTGAGCATCTGCGTGAGGTGCATGACGGTCGCGCCGACATCCTGGTCAACAACGCGGGAATCACCCGGGACAAGCTGCTGGCCAACATGGACGAGGCGCGCTGGGATTCGGTGATCGCGGTGAATCTGCTTGCGCCGCTTCGGCTCACCGAAGGGCTGGTGGAGAACGGAAGCCTCGCCGATGGCGGCAGGGTCGTCGGGCTGTCGTCGATGGCGGGCATCGCGGGCAACCGCGGCCAGACGAACTACGCGGCCACCAAGGCAGGCATGATCGGGCTGACCGACACGTTGTCCGAGGCGTACGCGTCGAAGGGCATCACTGTCAACGCGGTCGCGCCCGGCTTCATCGAAACGAAGATGACGGAGGCGATTCCGCTGGCCACCCGTGAGGTGGGCAGGCGCCTCAACTCGCTGTATCAGGGCGGTCAGCCGGTCGACGTTGCCGAGACCATCGCCTACTTCGCGAGTCCCGCGTCGAATGCCGTGACCGGCAATACGATTCGGGTGTGTGGCCAGGCATGGTTGGGTGCATGA